The sequence taaaatggAAAAGCATTTATTAAGTTATAATATAATAAGGGCGCATTTGTAACTTAAATTAATAGGTGGGGGCATTTCGGTCATATGATTAAATATGGAGTGTGATTAACAAAATTTAGAGAGTGATGAATAAcacttattttcaatattatctctcattaaaaattataaaaatcattaaatagcTATATGTGTATTCTTACAATATTTATTTGGCGCCTATAAATAAATAcgtattatgtgaaaataatttgtaaatttaaatttaattcattttttgaataaaaaaaatataatataatgatctAAACCAACGGAGGcactaaacatataaaatttatatatcaaaactataaaatatttaatcaataaagtgaaacaaattaaaatgataaGATAAATGTGTAGCATCCTTGTCCGGAATATAATCATTAAACGGGAATGCATGCATAATACAAATCCAATCAAATAAACTTACTTACAACTTCATCGAAAGCATAATGTAAATCTGCAAATAAAAACTGACTTCCTCTCGCAAGAACCAAGTCTTGCCTAATCATTGTCATGTTCGTCCGATTCGTCTAATCTGAGACTTACCTCATAAAAATAGAGTGTCCAAGATACAAGCAATGATGTGAACGATCTAATTGCCCAATACACAAATACGAGTGTGCAAACCAAATGTGAAAATGCATGCTCGATAAATCCAAGATcaaatactaaaattttatgCTCAGTCTAAAGACGTCGGGGTATGTAGTCTTAACTCGGTCGTAAAAAGAAATGACTCTCACACTCAAATCGAGAGACCTAGATTGTCCTAGGTCAACGTAACATTATGTCTCGTCAAATCAGAAATGACTCTCGGtacaaaatcatttaaaaaaatgggtTGAGCATCCCTAATCAAACAAGACTTATaccaaataataatatattcaaaCGTGATATACAATACAAATGTGTCATGACTATATAACATGTGTCGGATAATAATGGCAAAATAAATATGCAACATATAAGAATATATACTCTTTGGATATATCAGTGTTTACGTATCTCTGAACAATTCTTAAATGCCTACGCTCTGATCTTAGATATTACGACCAAAAGAATGATATTACTAACTTTTCAGATTCAAATACTAATTTCTATGTAGTGTGCACATATTTTACACATGCTCCAATATTATTGCAACTTTTCCCCAAAACATTACTAAAAGACGTTCATATTATATTTTCGTCCATCAATATTCTTGTGGGGACGCTCACTTTGCCAGTCGATTCTCGAATTGCCGCCTACTCCAAAAGCGCTTCGCAACTTGTCTCGAGTATAGAgacagttttttaaaatatatataatctaaaATTGAGATAAAAGGGGGAATTGTGCACTTGAAATGAAATTCAGATGATCTATTTATAGACGGAGTTCGGAAGCTCCAAACTCTGATATTCAAGAGGTTTGAATCAGTCGAAAGGTTCAAACTGACCTTTGGTAGTTACGGACTAGCTGATGGTTAATTATTCTGatttaataaatgttttattCCAAAATAGCACTAGGTCGTTATAACATATATGTGCatgtaatataaaaaaaatgccaAGTGTATgtgaaaaattttatattacttTTAAGAATCaatctaaataaataatgtatttaaaggTGAACATATATAGATATACACTGAAAAATGAGTTGATATATATAGGATAGTGTCCTCTCTCAAATTTTTaatagacaaaaatttgtgtgagacgatcttacggatcgtattttgtgagacatatatcttatttgggtcatccatatgttaagaatattactttttattgtgaatatcggtaggattgacccatttcacagataaatattcgtgagaccatctcacaagagacatactttttttaataaacatactGAATTGATAATTATAGGataatcaaaaatataaaaatattatttaggtGTTTCCCAAATAGCCGGACTTCGACCCGCAGATGGAAACCACTTGTATTTGCAACGCGTCTAAGCGCGACGCTCGTAACTAACGCGTGACAGACAAACACTCTTTTTTAGGGTTTAAGGTTTATACTTCTTCTCCGTCTCCTTTCAGGCTGAAACAAACACCGTCATCGCCTCTCAAATAACGCGCAGAGATTCCATAATCCCTTTGTTAAAACAACCCAAACCAGAGAAAAATTTCTGACAATACGAAGGAGAAAGGAAAAAGGAAGGGTTTTTTTAATCGAGGTTTCACACCTATTATGGCCGATACGATGTTTTCAGAGGCGGCGGCGCTCGACCCGGAGCCGTCCTCTTCTGTGGCGGTGATTGATCGGAATATTGAGTTCCATTTGGGGAAGAAAACGTATAATGGTTTCAGCAATAATAGCAGTTTTGGGTTTAAGCTTGTGACTTTGAATCCAAATTCAGAGCAAGATAAGGTATCCGAGTTGGCGGCGAAACATGAAATGCCTAAGCTTTCGGATAATTTGGGATTGGATCCAGAGCTTAGTTTGGGGATTACATTCCGCAGAATTGTGAGTTGTTTGTTTCATGGGATTGCTTCAATATTATCCACTTTATGTGAATGAATTTTCGttgtatatttttttgtctATGCTCCAAAGTTCTGAACGTTATGGTCATATTATATCACAGCTCTACTTCAGTGTCTTGTGTGTTTGAATCTACCTATCTATCatctttattgatttttaaatgagatACTGtgtctttattttcttttgccACTTTTTTCCATCTTGCAATTAACGTTTGACCTTCTAAAATTGTTAGGATATGTGAGAGTTACGGACACCTGGAAAATTTTGATCAGTGGATTGATTGTTAAGCCCAAAAAATACGTATAACTTTCaacctttttatttattcacttAATGAGCCCATGTAAATTGATTTTTCCTCTGTTGACACCAGTCATAAACTCGATTTATTGATATGGGTTTGCCGATCTATTGGAAATCATATATGATCTATGGATAGTTTTAATAATTTGTCAGTTCACTAATATAGATGTGTTTAAAGTGTACCTTCTGGATTGCAAATTCTTTTGTGGTAACTAACTGCATGAACGTAGGCCTTATACTATTAATTTCAGGGCGCTGGCTTACGCAATCTTGGAAATACTTGTTTCCTTAATTCGGTGTTGCAATGTTTGACTTATACTGAGCCCTTAGCTGCTTATCTACAGAGTGGGAAGCATCAATACTCTTGTGAGCCTCTCTCTCTTTATGAATTTGTTGTTGTGATACATTCAGAAAAAACGAGTTTTAAACTCATCTAATTCAGCTTTCTATAATCTTCACCTTATATTATGTTAAATCATGCATTGACTGAATTCTGTCACTCTCTCGACTATTGTTATGGAACATATTTGAGGCACTCGATTCTGATTTTACTCTCATGGTCTATGAAGGTCGCACTGCTGGATTTTGTGCTCTATGTGCAATACAGAAACATGTAAGCCGTGCTTTACAATCAACTGGGAGAATATTAGAGCCTAAAGATCTTGTTTCCAACTTGCGCTGTATCCTATTGAAGACATGTTctgtttatttttatgtaataagAAGATGATGTGTGTCTTGTTGATTTGAACTCAAAGCCGACCATTTTATTCTTACCTTGATCGTTGGAGTTTTGTTTTTTGCTATTGGCTGGTTTGTTATTTCTcatgttaaataaaatactgcatgttttttttcccctaatttgcttaatttttgTTACATGGTTGGCTGATCTTTTAGCATTTTCCGACCATATAGAAATGTTATTTGACTTATTTCTTTTGAGCTCGGTTAGTACATTTCCTTGTATTTATCTTatcatttctttttcttgataCATGTGAGTGACCTTTGTCAAGTGATTCAGATGATGAAACgaccatattttaaatcttattaccaaatattttttcctctcaaaatatttgaagaaaTCCATCACAAATCTCACATTGTGATGATGTTGTCTATTTAGTTTGTAATCAATTGTTAATCTTCATTTCCTTGAGCTTTCTTTAGTTAATTTACAGGTTGGGCTTCTAGCTTCTTTGAAcctttgattttgtttttaagGTTTGAACCCTTAATTGAGATATTAGGTATATCCCGGAACTTTTGTAATGCCAGACAAGAGGATGCTCATGAGTATATGGTCAATTTACTGGAATCCATGCACAAATGCTGCTTACCATCTGGAGTGCCTAGTGAATCACATTCTGCTTATGAGAAAAGTTTAGTCCACAAGATATTTGGTGGTCGGCTTAGAAGTCAGGTAATTTGTGGCTTTTATAAATGTCAAGGTAGCAGACAACATGGTTATGGAGGTTTTTCCTCCTAATTTCACAGGCAATTTCAGGAAAATGGCTAAAcacccttttaaaaaaaataattgagaaaATAATCCCTTGTTATTTTGGAAATGTTCAAGCTACTCGGCCTACTCCCTTAGGGCACTACCACCCTAATGGTGCATCTAAATgtgaatattaataataaatatgggGTTCACTGAAAAATCAACTCTTAGATGCATCATTGGGTATCACCCTAAGAGTAGGATCTCCTTTCCCTGTTATCTCACCGGTTAAGTGTAGTTATTTTGCTTCATACTTTTTACGGTACCTTACATGCTGTCATATGCTTATACCCAATTTAAGGGTCTTTTTTCGTCTTGATTTTGTGGTTCTAATGACACTTTTGCCATTCTTCTAGGTGAAATGCATACAATGTTCCTTTTGCTCCAATAAGTTTGACCCGTTCTTGGACTTGAGTTTAGAAATTGCAAAAGCAGATTCACTGCACAAGGCACTCGCTCATTTTACAGCTAAAGAGTTTTTGGATGGAGGTGCTAGCCAGTACCAATGTCAGGAATGCAAACAGAAAGTTAAAGCTCTTAAGCAGCTAACAATTCACAAGGCACCTTATGTGCTTACTATTCACTTAAAGCGGTTTGGTTCGCATATACAAGGGCAGAAAatcgataaaaaaatttattttggccCCACTTTAGACTTGAAACCATTTGTAACTGGTCCTTATGTAAGTCCCCTCTTGAATATCTTTGTATTTTTACAAGTCTTCTTTCTTTCTCTCCTTTCAAACCAGGCTCTGTAATTAAACTATCGTTGTTTGTGATTACTTTGAAGTCCAAATGATCCACAGTCCTTTGAACATCGACATGATACACAATATCTTATGAAACTGTATGGAGCACATTCACCTTTGATTGACATTATTGTGTTTTTACTTGCTTTGATCGTATAATGATACCCAAGGAGTTTACCCTGAAGTTAATTGTCTGCAATCAACATAGTACTTTCTATTTGATTTTGTCTCATATGCCGAATCTGGGAAAAGTATTGATTGAGTGGCATTTCTGGAATGCAATGAATGTGATCGTTGATGTTTTGGTATACTTGGTGTTAGCTGATATCGTAGGCTTACTTTGACTCAAATGCCTGAATATGTATTTGGAAGACAAATATAGGTTCtaattatttacaatttttatttttcagcaaCATTTATGAAAACTTGTATGTCTGTCATGCCTGACATCTTTTTCCTGCTGTGTTTATTCTTTCGGCTGTATGATTAACATTTTGATGTCTTTTAATACTTGTCCATTTTGAATTTTACAGGATGAGGATCTCAGTTACACTCTCTATGGTGTTCTTGTTCATGCTGGTTGGAGCACTCATTCTGGACATTACTACTGCTTTGTTCGCACTTCAAGTGGCATGTGGTATTCTCTAGATGACAATCAGGTATGAAGTAATCGTGTTTTACAAACAACCAACTAATTTCAATACATGATTTTCTTGGTAATTCATGTTCTAGTTTGCTATTTCAGTTGAAAATTGAAATggttttatcttttattttttgtataatcATCCATGAGTTCATATGCCAGTCCTTGTATTTTGTCTGGAAATAACTATTTGACGAGCTTActtgttatgatttttaatagGTTGTCCACGTTAATGAGGGGAAGGTTCTTAAACAAGAGGCCTACATGTTGTTTTATGTTCGAGATATGAAAAATTGTATTGCAAATAAACCAGTTGTTGTAGTCCAGAAAGAGAATAAGGTAGCCATGAATGCCTTTGAAAATGTAGTGAATTCTAATATTGACCAGCAGTTGAATGGAAAGATATCGAATGGTTCAATTGAGAAGTCAGATGGTTCTATTCCTGTTGCTTTGTCCGAGAGAGCGACACTTACCGGCACTTCATCGAAAGAGTCTCCTAAAAGAATATCTTTTCAGAATGTAAATTGCTCTATGGGTGTTGATCACATGTCCCAACTGAGGGATGCTCAATCAGAACCTTCATCATCAGTGCCTCCAGTAAAAGATTCAGTGGACTGTTCTGCTGCCAatttcaattcttctggcagtCAAGCAATGTTAGGTTCAACCTGCGAAGTTTCTCACTGTGATTACAGTTTGGGCGATGATCCCAAAATTAGTGGCAGCCAAAAGGGAGTTAGTGTTGTGCAAGATTTGGATGCATCTGCTATGGAGTTGCCAAACTGCAATCTGCCCAAGGATTCAGTTAACAAGAAAGAGTCTGGTGAATTTGTGGCCATGCCACCAAGGTGCTATAAGAATACTTCCAATGAAAATCATAGTAAATCAGCTGACCAGCCGCAGAACAGCAGTGATTGTGTATCATCTGCAGATGTTTGCGGCATTGCTGCCACGAATTTGATGATGGTAATTACTTGCAGCCTGCTATGACTTGGTTTTTTTTCCACCTGGCTTTATGAATTTTTCATTTTACGCTTTTCTCAGCTAGTGCTGTACGACGCTAACTTTTGCTTGGTTCTTTTTTTTAAGTGTGATAGCACACCTATGCCCACAAGAACAATAGAGGAAGCATCAAGTAAAAAGGGATACTCAAATTTTGCAAAGCGAAGCAGAATTGAAGAGTCTCAGGTAGCTCTCTCATCTCGGTGCACGGCATGGACAATTATGCATTTGTTGACAGCTGAAATTTTAATCCTCTCCCTTCTCCCTCTCCAATGTTATGCCATGTTTCTAATTGTTAGTTTCTAGGTGCAAGGTTCACCTGAAAACAGTGGTGACTCAACCTCATTAGAAACTCATGGAGTCTTACAAAAGGGGACAGTTTACCAATCCGAAATCTCGTTGCACTTACCTGCCACATCAGAGTCCTTGTCAAATGGTATATCAAATAACAAAGAACCTCAACTCAAAGTAAAAGGGAAGCTTTTTAAGTGTCAGATTTCCAGAATGTCGCTGAGTTCTAACATTATATTTAATGGTGTGGCCTTTGCCCTACAAAAGCAAAAGCAAAAGCAAAAGCAAAAGCAGAAGCCAAAGCGAAGAAAATCTTACTCTCTGCAACACAAGAATCTCAATGTCAAACAGTTGTTGGGGAAAAATGACTCACCATTGGATCTCGTGCAATTTAATTCTGACAAATCATTACCTCTACCCAATGATCATAATGCTAAGTCTGAAAGAGAGAAAGCTGAATGTTGCTCAAATGATGGAGATAAAAACTCTATTGTACAAAACAGTGGTTGTAATGATAATGTTGCAGGTGGTGTTAATGATGATGGATGCAAGGAGAAAGTAGGCCAGAACGGTGCCATGCATGCAACTGTGAATCCGTCACAATTAAGGCAGGCTACTGTTCAAGGGCCTGGTAATTCTGAGAAAGAAAGAAGGGAATC comes from Primulina huaijiensis isolate GDHJ02 chromosome 2, ASM1229523v2, whole genome shotgun sequence and encodes:
- the LOC140971314 gene encoding uncharacterized protein isoform X1; its protein translation is MADTMFSEAAALDPEPSSSVAVIDRNIEFHLGKKTYNGFSNNSSFGFKLVTLNPNSEQDKVSELAAKHEMPKLSDNLGLDPELSLGITFRRIGAGLRNLGNTCFLNSVLQCLTYTEPLAAYLQSGKHQYSCRTAGFCALCAIQKHVSRALQSTGRILEPKDLVSNLRCISRNFCNARQEDAHEYMVNLLESMHKCCLPSGVPSESHSAYEKSLVHKIFGGRLRSQVKCIQCSFCSNKFDPFLDLSLEIAKADSLHKALAHFTAKEFLDGGASQYQCQECKQKVKALKQLTIHKAPYVLTIHLKRFGSHIQGQKIDKKIYFGPTLDLKPFVTGPYDEDLSYTLYGVLVHAGWSTHSGHYYCFVRTSSGMWYSLDDNQVVHVNEGKVLKQEAYMLFYVRDMKNCIANKPVVVVQKENKVAMNAFENVVNSNIDQQLNGKISNGSIEKSDGSIPVALSERATLTGTSSKESPKRISFQNVNCSMGVDHMSQLRDAQSEPSSSVPPVKDSVDCSAANFNSSGSQAMLGSTCEVSHCDYSLGDDPKISGSQKGVSVVQDLDASAMELPNCNLPKDSVNKKESGEFVAMPPRCYKNTSNENHSKSADQPQNSSDCVSSADVCGIAATNLMMCDSTPMPTRTIEEASSKKGYSNFAKRSRIEESQVQGSPENSGDSTSLETHGVLQKGTVYQSEISLHLPATSESLSNGISNNKEPQLKVKGKLFKCQISRMSLSSNIIFNGVAFALQKQKQKQKQKQKPKRRKSYSLQHKNLNVKQLLGKNDSPLDLVQFNSDKSLPLPNDHNAKSEREKAECCSNDGDKNSIVQNSGCNDNVAGGVNDDGCKEKVGQNGAMHATVNPSQLRQATVQGPGNSEKERRESRQNSITMTMLEETTVARWDGIDVFLPENMKPKSEPSQIGYIGDEWDEEYDRGKRKKIQGPKISYDEPNLFQEIATRNAKRKRAKLHRSNSGNQPFRI
- the LOC140971314 gene encoding uncharacterized protein isoform X2, which translates into the protein MADTMFSEAAALDPEPSSSVAVIDRNIEFHLGKKTYNGFSNNSSFGFKLVTLNPNSEQDKVSELAAKHEMPKLSDNLGLDPELSLGITFRRIGAGLRNLGNTCFLNSVLQCLTYTEPLAAYLQSGKHQYSCRTAGFCALCAIQKHVSRALQSTGRILEPKDLVSNLRCISRNFCNARQEDAHEYMVNLLESMHKCCLPSGVPSESHSAYEKSLVHKIFGGRLRSQDEDLSYTLYGVLVHAGWSTHSGHYYCFVRTSSGMWYSLDDNQVVHVNEGKVLKQEAYMLFYVRDMKNCIANKPVVVVQKENKVAMNAFENVVNSNIDQQLNGKISNGSIEKSDGSIPVALSERATLTGTSSKESPKRISFQNVNCSMGVDHMSQLRDAQSEPSSSVPPVKDSVDCSAANFNSSGSQAMLGSTCEVSHCDYSLGDDPKISGSQKGVSVVQDLDASAMELPNCNLPKDSVNKKESGEFVAMPPRCYKNTSNENHSKSADQPQNSSDCVSSADVCGIAATNLMMCDSTPMPTRTIEEASSKKGYSNFAKRSRIEESQVQGSPENSGDSTSLETHGVLQKGTVYQSEISLHLPATSESLSNGISNNKEPQLKVKGKLFKCQISRMSLSSNIIFNGVAFALQKQKQKQKQKQKPKRRKSYSLQHKNLNVKQLLGKNDSPLDLVQFNSDKSLPLPNDHNAKSEREKAECCSNDGDKNSIVQNSGCNDNVAGGVNDDGCKEKVGQNGAMHATVNPSQLRQATVQGPGNSEKERRESRQNSITMTMLEETTVARWDGIDVFLPENMKPKSEPSQIGYIGDEWDEEYDRGKRKKIQGPKISYDEPNLFQEIATRNAKRKRAKLHRSNSGNQPFRI